The Setaria italica strain Yugu1 chromosome IX, Setaria_italica_v2.0, whole genome shotgun sequence genome has a window encoding:
- the LOC101752993 gene encoding purple acid phosphatase 3 — protein MAKGGAAMALALLAAAAALLCAVAALPRLEHPAKTDGSLSLLVVGDWGRKGMYNQSRVAEQMGRVGEELDIDFVVSTGDNFYETGLTGVDDHAFEQSFTDIYTAKSLQKPWYLVLGNHDYKGNALAQFSPVLRKIDSRFICMRSFIVNAEIADFFFIDTTPFQLKYWTHPKGNHYDWRGVAPREKYITNLLKDLDEAMKKSTAKWKIAVGHHTMRSVSHHGDTKELLQLLLPILKINGVDFYINGHDHCLEHISSRDSPIQYFTSGGGSRAWRGFFQPNEDSLKFFYDGQGFMSLQLHQDQADFIFYDVDGNILYRYSQWSLRKAYLPASYFAEE, from the exons ATGGCGAAGGGCGGCGCTGCCATGGCGCTCGCCCTcctggccgcggcggccgcgctctTGTGCGCTGTGGCGGCGCTGCCCCGGCTGGAGCACCCGGCCAAGACCGACGGGTCGCTCAGCCTGCTCGTCGTCGGGGACTGGGGCCGCAAGGGGATGTACAACCAGTCCCGGGTCGCCGAGCAG ATGGGCAGGGTCGGGGAGGAGCTCGACATCGACTTCGTCGTATCCACCGGCGACAACTTCTACGAGACCGGGCTGACGGGCGTGGATGACCATGCGTTCGAGCAATCCTTCACAGACATCTACACGGCGAAGAGCTTACAGAAGCCGTGGTACCTCG ttctGGGAAATCATGACTACAAGGGTAATGCTTTAGCGCAGTTTAGCCCAGTCCTACGGAAGATCGACAGCCGATTTATTTGCATGAGATCATTCATCGTGAACGCAG AAATTGCGGATTTCTTCTTTATTGACACCACCCCATTTCAACTGAAATATTGGACTCACCCGAAAGGAAATCATTATGATTGGAGAGGAGTAGCACCCCGCGAGAAATACATAACCAACTTACTGAAG GATTTGGATGAGGCAATGAAGAAATCAACCGCAAAGTGGAAGATTGCTGTTGGCCATCATACCATGAGGAGTGTCAGTCACCATGGTGACACCAAGGAGCTTCTCCAGCTGCTTCTTCCAATCCTCAAG ATTAACGGCGTTGACTTCTACATCAATGGGCATGACCACTGCCTGGAACACATAAGCAGCAGAGACAG TCCAATCCAATACTTCACAAGCGGTGGCGGTTCCAGAGCATGGAGAGGATTCTTCCAGCCAAATGAAGATAGCCTCAAGTTCTTTTATGATGGGCAAGGGTTCATGTCCCTCCAGCTACACCAGGACCAAGCTGACTTCATCTTTTACGACGTTGATGGGAATATACTGTACCGGTACTCCCAGTGGAGCTTGAGAAAAGCATACCTCCCTGCAAGCTATTTCGCTGAAGAATGA
- the LOC101753664 gene encoding purple acid phosphatase 4: MAKGNGAAMAAAAVLALAALLCSPAAGELARLEHTAKNGGSLSLLVVGDWGRKGTYNQSRVAEQMGKVGEQLDIDFVISTGDNFYENGLTGTDDQAFEQSFTDIYTAKSLQKPWYLVLGNHDYRGDVLAQLSPVLQKIDSRFICMRSFIVNAEIVDFFFVDTTPFQLKYWTHPKDDHYDWREVAPREKYLANLLKDLDEAMKKSTATWKIAVGHHTMRSVSDHGDTKELLQLLLPVLQANGVDFYINGHDHCLEHISSRDSPIQYFTSGGGSKAWRGVFQPNEDNLEFFYDGQGFMSLQLDQNQAEFTFYDVDGNELYQYTRSSPMETSHLRPSGYATEE; this comes from the exons ATGGCGAAGGGCAACGGCgctgccatggccgccgcggcggtcctCGCCCTGGCCGCGCTCCTGTgttcgccggccgccggggagCTGGCCCGGCTGGAGCACACGGCCAAGAACGGCGGGTCGCTcagcctcctcgtcgtcggcgacTGGGGACGCAAGGGCACGTACAACCAATCCAGGGTCGCCGAGCAG ATGGGGAAAGTCGGTGAGCAGCTCGACATCGACTTCGTCATATCCACCGGCGACAACTTCTACGAGAACGGCCTGACGGGCACAGATGACCAGGCGTTCGAGCAATCCTTCACCGACATCTACACGGCGAAGAGCCTGCAAAAGCCCTGGTACCTCG tTCTGGGAAACCATGACTACAGGGGTGATGTGCTTGCACAGCTCAGCCCAGTCCTGCAAAAGATTGACAGCCGGTTCATTTGCATGAGGTCGTTTATTGTTAACGCAG AAATTGTGGATTTCTTCTTTGTTGACACGACTCCATTTCAACTGAAGTACTGGACTCACCCTAAAGATGATCATTATGATTGGAGAGAAGTGGCGCCTCGAGAAAAATACTTAGCCAATTTGTTGAAG GATTTGGACGAGGCCATGAAGAAATCAACTGCAACGTGGAAGATTGCCGTGGGACATCATACCATGAGGAGTGTCAGTGATCATGGTGACACCAAGGAGCTTCTGCAGCTACTTCTTCCGGTCCTCCAG GCCAACGGCGTCGACTTCTACATCAATGGGCACGACCACTGCCTGGAGCACATTAGCAGCAGGGACAG CCCGATCCAGTACTTCACAAGCGGAGGCGGTTCGAAAGCATGGAGAGGAGTGTTCCAGCCCAACGAAGATAACCTTGAGTTCTTCTATGACGGGCAAGGGTTCATGTCCCTCCAGCTCGACCAAAACCAAGCCGAGTTCACCTTTTATGACGTCGATGGGAATGAGCTGTACCAATATACGCGGTCGAGCCCGATGGAAACGAGCCACCTCCGGCCGTCCGGCTACGCCACAGAGGAATGA